The nucleotide window CCCGGTGCCGGGCAGCCCGGTGCCGATGACCGGCCAGACGTTCGCCGCGCTGCTCGTCGGCGCGTCGCTCGGCATGTCGCGCGGTGCCGCCTCGATGCTGGTGTACCTGCTGGTCGGCGCGGTCGGCGTGCCGTGGTTCCAGCACGGCACTTCGGGCCTGTCCGGCGCGAGCGCCGGCTACATCGTCGGGTTCGTCTTCGCCGGCGCCCTGGTCGGCGCGCTCGCCGGCCGCGGCGGCGACCGGACGCCGGTGCGCACCGCGGGCACCATGGTGCTCGGCAACCTGGTGATCTACGCGTTCGGCGTGCCGTGGCTGATGGCCTCGACCGGCTTCGACCTGTCGACCGCGTTCGCCAAGGGCGTCACGCCGTTCCTGGTCGGCGACGCGATCAAGATCGTCGTGGCCGCCGGCCTGCTGCCGCTGACCTGGAAGCTGGTCTCCGGCCGCAGCCAGGACTGACGCTCGCCGAAGGGGGCCTGTCCGCGCTTGCGGGTGGGCCCCCTTCGCCGTGCCCGCCCCCGCTGCCGGAGCGACGCGAGTGGCCCGTTCGCGACGGAGCACCGATCTCTGTCGGTGGTGGCGGCTAATGTGTGTCGCTGTGCCCGCCCGAACCGATTTCCCCGGCGTCCTCGAACTCCTCACCCACGCGGTGGAGTCCGTCGGCGGTGCCGAACGCCCAGGGCAGGTGCAGATGGCCGACGCCGTCGGCCGCGCCATCCGCACCGGCGAACACCTGGCCGTGCAGGCCGGCACCGGCACCGGCAAGTCACTGGCCTACCTCGTGCCCGCGATCCGCCACGCCGTCGAGAAGGAAGCCACGGTCGTGGTCTCCACGGCCACGATCGCGCTGCAGCGCCAGCTCGTCGACCGCGACCTCCCCCGCCTGGCGAAGGCGCTGAAGAAGCCGCTCGGCCGCGAGCCGACCTTCGCGATCCTCAAGGGCCGGCGCAACTACATGTGCCTGCACCGGCTCGATTCCGGCGCGCCGGACGAGCCGGAGGACGCCCAGCTCTTCGACCCGTTCGCGGTGTCGCGGCTGGGCAAGGAGGTCACGCGGCTGCGGGAGTGGGCGTCGGACACCGAAACCGGCGACCGCGACGAGCTCGTCCCCGGCGTCTCCGACCAGGCGTGGCGTCAGGTTTCGGTGACGGCGAAGGAATGTCTCGGCGCTTCGCGCTGCCCGATCGGCACGGACTGCTTCGCC belongs to Amycolatopsis tolypomycina and includes:
- a CDS encoding biotin transporter BioY, with the translated sequence MSSLSFAGKRPVLADLVPGSLVRDIALVAGGAVLTGAAAQLTIPVPGSPVPMTGQTFAALLVGASLGMSRGAASMLVYLLVGAVGVPWFQHGTSGLSGASAGYIVGFVFAGALVGALAGRGGDRTPVRTAGTMVLGNLVIYAFGVPWLMASTGFDLSTAFAKGVTPFLVGDAIKIVVAAGLLPLTWKLVSGRSQD